In one window of Helianthus annuus cultivar XRQ/B chromosome 17, HanXRQr2.0-SUNRISE, whole genome shotgun sequence DNA:
- the LOC110925230 gene encoding replication protein A 70 kDa DNA-binding subunit B-like: MDVSVMSFINLSTPETFDIDVTIIDLIYTISISISNKTFDVRIEMANEMEQAAITLLNNVDLNVDDYTIRIRIVRLWTRPSFNNPRKVYCYDMIFMDQEVFLVAIHIIFYYVSNVAPKCRLSFYKKNTTAYEHLLKENQCLTIRNPSLGENRQKVKYVHSLFKINLNETTIVEQSAEPVGAEWGFDFSPFESVVEDPDNDGKSFKSPIDVIGFVVKCLPSEEKTENNNGKDEKKATFILEDLQHQQIYVTLWGVYADQIIEFQRKHKDEKNVVVVVQFGKYRFWGGNLFVSNLYTVTRVFINTEIPEILEFKRSFLAQLNTSTSSGYSGLSSPVMKSMAEEFLSDISFSTIGALSGISEEKFVIILGTIKSFASEDSWFYNACKTCNKKVFTNTISKAKEDGSEGYDELTVLECQTDRCNKRTVVSVPRIKLPIRV, translated from the exons ATGGATGTGTCGGTGAT gTCATTCATTAATTTATCAACACCGGAAACCTTTGATATTGACGTTACAATCATTGATCTAATATACACGATATCGATATCGATATCCAACAAAACGTTTGACGTTAGGATTGAAATGGCTAACG AGATGGAACAGGCTGCTATCACGCTTCTAAATAATGTTGATCTTAATGTTGATGATTACACTATCAGAATCCGTATTGTTCGGCTATGGACAAGACCTTCTTTCAACAATCCTAGGAAGGTTTATTGCTACGACATGATATTCATGGACCAGGAGGTTTTCTTAGTGGCAAttcatattattttttattatgtttcTAACGT GGCACCAAAATGCAGGCTttcgttttacaaaaaaaacACTACTGCTTACGAGCATTTGCTGAAAGAAAATCAGTGTTTAACTATTCGTAATCCTTCTCTTGGAGAAAACCGTCAGAAAGTGAAATACGTTCATAGTTTGTTCAAGATAAATCTAAATGAGACCACCATTGTCGAGCAATCTGCCGAACCTGTTGGTGCTGAATGGGGATTTGATTTTTCTCCATTTGAGTCTGTTGTTGAAGACCCTGATAATGACGGCAAGTCATTCAAAAGCCCTATTG ACGTTATCGGTTTTGTGGTTAAGTGTCTTCCGTCAGAGGAGAAGACTGAAAATAATAACGGGAAAGATGAGAAGAAGGCTACCTTTATTCTGGAGGATTTGCA ACACCAGCAGATTTACGTTACTCTATGGGGGGTTTATGCTGATCAGATTATTGAATTTCAAAGAAAACATAAGGATGAAAAAAATGTTGTTGTGGTTGTTCAGTTTGGCAAGTACCGTTTTTGGGGAG GAAATTTGTTTGTATCCAATTTGTATACTGTAACTCGAGTGTTCATAAACACTGAAATTCCCGAGATTTTGGAATTTAAAAGAAG TTTCCTTGCTCAGCTGAATACGTCAACGTCTTCCGGTTACTCTGGTTTGAGTTCCCCTGTTATGAAGTCAATGGCTGAGGAGTTTCTTTCTGATATTTCCTTTAGTACAATTGGAGCATTAAGCGGAATATCAGAA GAAAAGTTTGTTATTATACTGGGAACAATTAAAAGCTTTGCTTCAGAAGACTCATGGTTTTACAATGCATGTAAAACTTGCAACAAAAAGGTTTTCACCAACACTATTTCCAAGGCCAAGGAAGATGGTAGCGAAGGATATGATGAACTAACTGTCTTGGAATGCCAAACTGATCGTTGCAATAAAAGGACTGTTGTCTCTGTTCCCAG GATAAAACTTCCTATTCGTGTTTAG